In Erigeron canadensis isolate Cc75 chromosome 7, C_canadensis_v1, whole genome shotgun sequence, one DNA window encodes the following:
- the LOC122607795 gene encoding uncharacterized protein LOC122607795 isoform X2: METVVSKQLEADNNHESEVGTSSFVEIATNNASKEAEIKALMIRLYREIMRPMSILSYHGKDDIIDGSGGSKILIDKLARVNAYKEADMELMSRIYNETIRPMILADIEARHQHFLARVQEEFGVNLLTGMIQEYGNTGSTTTGQALQLQFKNGILAPVSTGIPVQGKDNKPFLLVLTDGMSGEIVKTGAVAAIEVEIVVLDGDSNDDEAENSTSGEFSSNIVREWNGKKVLQGKTFLKMKDGVVMLDKISFTHNKDWKGNKRCRLGARPVNADFSSSVKPGMTELFLVEDKRNNMYKKHEIPFLSDPIYRLNKISRRADFYKRLCGANIKTVMDLLTLHAINPKKLQEVLAVHHNTWKVIMDHAQRCKDKNGVYLYHYPVDGQKSHGVVFNVSGQLVGSTADSQFIPCDKLSAEKKADAQKLIVASSESEHWKKVISFIDLPSLLIHLQSHTTLSSLRNNLNVVIPQTIDTHDHTSLISPHVITPSVPIEYCTKSKNNRRYENAGAEGQSQSPKRPASEYSFSNSPKKPRDEHFSVSPTTPSVGTSRTTNTFLNDVEHSDLITLEDVEDDDWMQYVNDFVLDKWKMVVYAVGWISMASKVRKRRMTFCRDDTLICSHDESRCAKMSVLNGLSVG, translated from the exons ATGGAAACGGTGGTTAGTAAGCAGTTGGAAGCTGATAACAATCATGAATCTGAAGTTGGGACAAGCTCATTTGTCGAAATCGCAACGAATAATGCTTCTAAAGa GGCGGAAATTAAGGCATTAATGATCCGCCTATACAGGGAGATTATGCGGCCTATGAGTATTCTGTCGTAT CATGGCAAAGATGATATCATTGATGGATCAGGAGGAAGCAAAATTTTAATTGATAAACTTGCTAGGGTCAATGCTTACAAAGA GGCTGACATGGAACTCATGAGTCGTATATACAACGAAACCATAAGGCCTATGATCTTGGCAGAT ATCGAGGCAAGGCATCAACATTTTCTTGCCCGGGTACAAGAGGAATTTGGTGTGAATTTGTTGACAGGCATGATACA GGAATATGGTAACACGGGAAGTACTACTACTGGACAAGCTTTGCAACTCCAGTTCAAAAACGGAATTTTGGCACCAGTTTCTACAGGAATCCCTGTTCAAGGAAAAGACAACAAGCCCTTCTTATTAGTTTTGACTGATGGAATGTCAGGGGAGATTGTAAAAACTGGAGCTGTAGCTGCAATAGAAGTGGAAATAGTCGTTCTCGATGGGGATTCTAATGATGATGAAGCTGAGAATTCGACTTCTGGTGAATTTAGTAGTAACATTGTCAGAGAATGGAACGGAAAGAAAGTGCTGCAAGGAAAAACTTTTTTGAAGATGAAAGACGGTGTTGTGATGCTAGATAAGATATCTTTTACACACAACAAAGATTGGAAGGGGAATAAAAGGTGCAGGCTGGGTGCAAGGCCTGTGAATGCAGATTTTTCCTCTAGTGTGAAACCAGGAATGACGGAACTGTTTCTAGTTGAGGATAAGCGCAACAACA TGTACAAGAAACATGAAATTCCGTTCTTGTCCGACCCTATATATCGATTAAACAAGATTTCTCGCCGTGCTGATTTCTATAAACGTTTGTGTGGCGCAAACATTAAGACTGTGATGGACCTCCTTACCCTCCATGCAATCAATCCAAAAAAGCTCCAAGAG GTGCTTGCAGTTCATCATAACACATGGAAGGTCATCATGGACCATGCACAGAGGTGTAAGGATAAAAATGGGGTATACTTATACCATTATCCAGTTGATGGTCAAAAGAGTCATGGTGTGGTATTTAATGTTTCCGGACAGTTGGTCGGATCAACTGCAGATTCACAGTTCATTCCTTGCGATAAGCTTTCCGCtgaaaaaaaa GCTGATGCTCAAAAGTTGATAGTAGCTTCCTCTGAGTCTGAACACTGGAAGAAAGTAATATCTTTCATTGACCTTCCTTCTCTTCTCATCCATCTTCAATCACACACCACCTTAAGCTCGCTTCGTAATAACCTTAATGTAGTGATACCCCAAACAATTGATACACATGATCACACGAGCCTTATTTCCCCTCATGTCATCACACCAAGCGTTCCCATAGAATATTGCACAAAGAGCAAAAACAACAGGAGATATGAGAATGCTGGGGCAGAAGGTCAAAGTCAAAGCCCTAAACGTCCTGCCTCAGAATACTCTTTCTCAAACTCCCCGAAAAAACCAAGAGACGAGCATTTTTCAGTTAGTCCCACTACACCAAGTGTTGGTACTAGTAGAACAACTAATACATTTCTGAACGATGTGGAACATTCAGATTTGATAACTCTAGAAGATGTTGAGGATGATGATTGGATGCAGTATGTTAATGATTTTGTGCTTGATAAATGGAAGATGGTTGTGTATGCAGTAGGATGGATTTCAATGGCTTCAAAAGTACGCAAGAGGAGAATGACATTTTGTCGTGATGACACGCTGATTTGCAGCCACGATGAATCAAGATGTGCAAAAATGAGTGTTTTAAATGGTTTAAGTGTTGGTTGA
- the LOC122607795 gene encoding uncharacterized protein LOC122607795 isoform X3, giving the protein MIRLYREIMRPMSILSYVFGGAVLRISRTLALDSTHRHGKDDIIDGSGGSKILIDKLARVNAYKEADMELMSRIYNETIRPMILADIEARHQHFLARVQEEFGVNLLTGMIQEYGNTGSTTTGQALQLQFKNGILAPVSTGIPVQGKDNKPFLLVLTDGMSGEIVKTGAVAAIEVEIVVLDGDSNDDEAENSTSGEFSSNIVREWNGKKVLQGKTFLKMKDGVVMLDKISFTHNKDWKGNKRCRLGARPVNADFSSSVKPGMTELFLVEDKRNNMYKKHEIPFLSDPIYRLNKISRRADFYKRLCGANIKTVMDLLTLHAINPKKLQEVLAVHHNTWKVIMDHAQRCKDKNGVYLYHYPVDGQKSHGVVFNVSGQLVGSTADSQFIPCDKLSAEKKADAQKLIVASSESEHWKKVISFIDLPSLLIHLQSHTTLSSLRNNLNVVIPQTIDTHDHTSLISPHVITPSVPIEYCTKSKNNRRYENAGAEGQSQSPKRPASEYSFSNSPKKPRDEHFSVSPTTPSVGTSRTTNTFLNDVEHSDLITLEDVEDDDWMQYVNDFVLDKWKMVVYAVGWISMASKVRKRRMTFCRDDTLICSHDESRCAKMSVLNGLSVG; this is encoded by the exons ATGATCCGCCTATACAGGGAGATTATGCGGCCTATGAGTATTCTGTCGTAT GTTTTTGGGGGTGCTGTGCTAAGGATTTCAAGGACATTGGCCCTCGACTCCACTCATAGG CATGGCAAAGATGATATCATTGATGGATCAGGAGGAAGCAAAATTTTAATTGATAAACTTGCTAGGGTCAATGCTTACAAAGA GGCTGACATGGAACTCATGAGTCGTATATACAACGAAACCATAAGGCCTATGATCTTGGCAGAT ATCGAGGCAAGGCATCAACATTTTCTTGCCCGGGTACAAGAGGAATTTGGTGTGAATTTGTTGACAGGCATGATACA GGAATATGGTAACACGGGAAGTACTACTACTGGACAAGCTTTGCAACTCCAGTTCAAAAACGGAATTTTGGCACCAGTTTCTACAGGAATCCCTGTTCAAGGAAAAGACAACAAGCCCTTCTTATTAGTTTTGACTGATGGAATGTCAGGGGAGATTGTAAAAACTGGAGCTGTAGCTGCAATAGAAGTGGAAATAGTCGTTCTCGATGGGGATTCTAATGATGATGAAGCTGAGAATTCGACTTCTGGTGAATTTAGTAGTAACATTGTCAGAGAATGGAACGGAAAGAAAGTGCTGCAAGGAAAAACTTTTTTGAAGATGAAAGACGGTGTTGTGATGCTAGATAAGATATCTTTTACACACAACAAAGATTGGAAGGGGAATAAAAGGTGCAGGCTGGGTGCAAGGCCTGTGAATGCAGATTTTTCCTCTAGTGTGAAACCAGGAATGACGGAACTGTTTCTAGTTGAGGATAAGCGCAACAACA TGTACAAGAAACATGAAATTCCGTTCTTGTCCGACCCTATATATCGATTAAACAAGATTTCTCGCCGTGCTGATTTCTATAAACGTTTGTGTGGCGCAAACATTAAGACTGTGATGGACCTCCTTACCCTCCATGCAATCAATCCAAAAAAGCTCCAAGAG GTGCTTGCAGTTCATCATAACACATGGAAGGTCATCATGGACCATGCACAGAGGTGTAAGGATAAAAATGGGGTATACTTATACCATTATCCAGTTGATGGTCAAAAGAGTCATGGTGTGGTATTTAATGTTTCCGGACAGTTGGTCGGATCAACTGCAGATTCACAGTTCATTCCTTGCGATAAGCTTTCCGCtgaaaaaaaa GCTGATGCTCAAAAGTTGATAGTAGCTTCCTCTGAGTCTGAACACTGGAAGAAAGTAATATCTTTCATTGACCTTCCTTCTCTTCTCATCCATCTTCAATCACACACCACCTTAAGCTCGCTTCGTAATAACCTTAATGTAGTGATACCCCAAACAATTGATACACATGATCACACGAGCCTTATTTCCCCTCATGTCATCACACCAAGCGTTCCCATAGAATATTGCACAAAGAGCAAAAACAACAGGAGATATGAGAATGCTGGGGCAGAAGGTCAAAGTCAAAGCCCTAAACGTCCTGCCTCAGAATACTCTTTCTCAAACTCCCCGAAAAAACCAAGAGACGAGCATTTTTCAGTTAGTCCCACTACACCAAGTGTTGGTACTAGTAGAACAACTAATACATTTCTGAACGATGTGGAACATTCAGATTTGATAACTCTAGAAGATGTTGAGGATGATGATTGGATGCAGTATGTTAATGATTTTGTGCTTGATAAATGGAAGATGGTTGTGTATGCAGTAGGATGGATTTCAATGGCTTCAAAAGTACGCAAGAGGAGAATGACATTTTGTCGTGATGACACGCTGATTTGCAGCCACGATGAATCAAGATGTGCAAAAATGAGTGTTTTAAATGGTTTAAGTGTTGGTTGA
- the LOC122607795 gene encoding uncharacterized protein LOC122607795 isoform X1, producing METVVSKQLEADNNHESEVGTSSFVEIATNNASKEAEIKALMIRLYREIMRPMSILSYVFGGAVLRISRTLALDSTHRHGKDDIIDGSGGSKILIDKLARVNAYKEADMELMSRIYNETIRPMILADIEARHQHFLARVQEEFGVNLLTGMIQEYGNTGSTTTGQALQLQFKNGILAPVSTGIPVQGKDNKPFLLVLTDGMSGEIVKTGAVAAIEVEIVVLDGDSNDDEAENSTSGEFSSNIVREWNGKKVLQGKTFLKMKDGVVMLDKISFTHNKDWKGNKRCRLGARPVNADFSSSVKPGMTELFLVEDKRNNMYKKHEIPFLSDPIYRLNKISRRADFYKRLCGANIKTVMDLLTLHAINPKKLQEVLAVHHNTWKVIMDHAQRCKDKNGVYLYHYPVDGQKSHGVVFNVSGQLVGSTADSQFIPCDKLSAEKKADAQKLIVASSESEHWKKVISFIDLPSLLIHLQSHTTLSSLRNNLNVVIPQTIDTHDHTSLISPHVITPSVPIEYCTKSKNNRRYENAGAEGQSQSPKRPASEYSFSNSPKKPRDEHFSVSPTTPSVGTSRTTNTFLNDVEHSDLITLEDVEDDDWMQYVNDFVLDKWKMVVYAVGWISMASKVRKRRMTFCRDDTLICSHDESRCAKMSVLNGLSVG from the exons ATGGAAACGGTGGTTAGTAAGCAGTTGGAAGCTGATAACAATCATGAATCTGAAGTTGGGACAAGCTCATTTGTCGAAATCGCAACGAATAATGCTTCTAAAGa GGCGGAAATTAAGGCATTAATGATCCGCCTATACAGGGAGATTATGCGGCCTATGAGTATTCTGTCGTAT GTTTTTGGGGGTGCTGTGCTAAGGATTTCAAGGACATTGGCCCTCGACTCCACTCATAGG CATGGCAAAGATGATATCATTGATGGATCAGGAGGAAGCAAAATTTTAATTGATAAACTTGCTAGGGTCAATGCTTACAAAGA GGCTGACATGGAACTCATGAGTCGTATATACAACGAAACCATAAGGCCTATGATCTTGGCAGAT ATCGAGGCAAGGCATCAACATTTTCTTGCCCGGGTACAAGAGGAATTTGGTGTGAATTTGTTGACAGGCATGATACA GGAATATGGTAACACGGGAAGTACTACTACTGGACAAGCTTTGCAACTCCAGTTCAAAAACGGAATTTTGGCACCAGTTTCTACAGGAATCCCTGTTCAAGGAAAAGACAACAAGCCCTTCTTATTAGTTTTGACTGATGGAATGTCAGGGGAGATTGTAAAAACTGGAGCTGTAGCTGCAATAGAAGTGGAAATAGTCGTTCTCGATGGGGATTCTAATGATGATGAAGCTGAGAATTCGACTTCTGGTGAATTTAGTAGTAACATTGTCAGAGAATGGAACGGAAAGAAAGTGCTGCAAGGAAAAACTTTTTTGAAGATGAAAGACGGTGTTGTGATGCTAGATAAGATATCTTTTACACACAACAAAGATTGGAAGGGGAATAAAAGGTGCAGGCTGGGTGCAAGGCCTGTGAATGCAGATTTTTCCTCTAGTGTGAAACCAGGAATGACGGAACTGTTTCTAGTTGAGGATAAGCGCAACAACA TGTACAAGAAACATGAAATTCCGTTCTTGTCCGACCCTATATATCGATTAAACAAGATTTCTCGCCGTGCTGATTTCTATAAACGTTTGTGTGGCGCAAACATTAAGACTGTGATGGACCTCCTTACCCTCCATGCAATCAATCCAAAAAAGCTCCAAGAG GTGCTTGCAGTTCATCATAACACATGGAAGGTCATCATGGACCATGCACAGAGGTGTAAGGATAAAAATGGGGTATACTTATACCATTATCCAGTTGATGGTCAAAAGAGTCATGGTGTGGTATTTAATGTTTCCGGACAGTTGGTCGGATCAACTGCAGATTCACAGTTCATTCCTTGCGATAAGCTTTCCGCtgaaaaaaaa GCTGATGCTCAAAAGTTGATAGTAGCTTCCTCTGAGTCTGAACACTGGAAGAAAGTAATATCTTTCATTGACCTTCCTTCTCTTCTCATCCATCTTCAATCACACACCACCTTAAGCTCGCTTCGTAATAACCTTAATGTAGTGATACCCCAAACAATTGATACACATGATCACACGAGCCTTATTTCCCCTCATGTCATCACACCAAGCGTTCCCATAGAATATTGCACAAAGAGCAAAAACAACAGGAGATATGAGAATGCTGGGGCAGAAGGTCAAAGTCAAAGCCCTAAACGTCCTGCCTCAGAATACTCTTTCTCAAACTCCCCGAAAAAACCAAGAGACGAGCATTTTTCAGTTAGTCCCACTACACCAAGTGTTGGTACTAGTAGAACAACTAATACATTTCTGAACGATGTGGAACATTCAGATTTGATAACTCTAGAAGATGTTGAGGATGATGATTGGATGCAGTATGTTAATGATTTTGTGCTTGATAAATGGAAGATGGTTGTGTATGCAGTAGGATGGATTTCAATGGCTTCAAAAGTACGCAAGAGGAGAATGACATTTTGTCGTGATGACACGCTGATTTGCAGCCACGATGAATCAAGATGTGCAAAAATGAGTGTTTTAAATGGTTTAAGTGTTGGTTGA